One Echinicola strongylocentroti DNA window includes the following coding sequences:
- a CDS encoding RagB/SusD family nutrient uptake outer membrane protein, whose translation MKRTVINIKHVLMMLAAAVISLSCSDEFLERSPQGSISEEELASPDGVEGLLIGAYKMTTGYGLEGQSSWNGAVDNWVYGGVTSDDAYKGTDAGDQPEQSFLERYDFQPTNNHLKNKWRALYKGIARTNDVLNTLKNVESGISDARRQQIVAEARFLRGFFHFEARKMWRKVPYISDEVFDINDLESSKVPNDKEIWPDIEEDLKAAMDVLPDQQTEVGRATKWAAMAFLAKAYMYQGWDNATGTANTDKLQQAKALLEEIVASGRFQLMEKFEENFMVGTRNNVESIFEIQYNISGANQQASNETTTLNYPYTDPWGCCGFYQPSQNLVNAYKTDANGLPLLDTFNEEDVTNDQGIAWNADFTPYQGPLDPRLDHTVGRRGILHKGFKIHGSDFIRDQNYAGPYSPKKHLAEPAFFGIGANPRLSANNYRIMRYSMILLWLAECEVEIGSLERARELVNMIRERAANPNGFVPKAIQGAERNEFTIVEGEPAANYVINMYDVPWTDKASARKAVRMEARLEFAMEGHRFFDLQRWGISAQVLNEYLEEERTKRTYLKDASFTKGKNEYYPIPLEAIERSYLKGTPTLAQDPAY comes from the coding sequence ATGAAAAGAACAGTTATAAATATAAAGCACGTATTGATGATGTTGGCAGCAGCCGTTATCAGTCTATCCTGCAGCGATGAGTTTTTGGAACGGTCGCCCCAAGGAAGCATAAGTGAGGAGGAGCTGGCCTCACCAGATGGTGTAGAAGGCCTATTGATCGGAGCATATAAGATGACTACCGGATATGGTCTAGAAGGTCAAAGCTCCTGGAACGGAGCGGTGGACAACTGGGTCTATGGTGGAGTTACTTCCGATGACGCCTATAAAGGCACCGATGCAGGAGATCAACCAGAGCAATCCTTTCTGGAAAGATATGATTTCCAGCCCACCAACAATCACCTGAAAAATAAATGGCGGGCACTTTACAAAGGGATCGCCCGAACCAATGACGTACTGAATACCCTCAAAAATGTAGAATCAGGTATCTCGGATGCACGTCGCCAGCAAATCGTGGCAGAAGCGAGGTTTTTGCGTGGTTTCTTTCATTTTGAAGCCAGAAAGATGTGGAGAAAAGTCCCCTATATCTCCGATGAGGTATTTGACATCAATGACCTAGAGAGCTCCAAAGTACCCAATGACAAAGAGATCTGGCCAGATATCGAAGAAGATCTAAAAGCAGCTATGGATGTCCTTCCTGATCAACAAACAGAAGTAGGAAGAGCCACTAAATGGGCAGCCATGGCGTTCCTTGCCAAAGCCTACATGTACCAAGGATGGGATAATGCAACAGGGACAGCCAATACCGATAAACTACAACAAGCCAAAGCGCTATTGGAGGAAATTGTGGCCTCTGGAAGATTTCAGCTCATGGAGAAATTTGAGGAGAATTTTATGGTGGGAACCAGAAACAATGTGGAATCAATTTTTGAAATCCAATACAATATTTCCGGTGCCAACCAACAGGCCTCCAATGAGACCACCACGCTCAACTACCCCTATACAGATCCTTGGGGATGCTGTGGCTTTTATCAGCCTTCCCAGAATTTGGTAAATGCCTACAAAACAGATGCAAACGGTCTTCCACTGTTGGACACCTTCAATGAAGAAGACGTGACCAATGACCAAGGAATCGCTTGGAATGCTGATTTTACCCCTTATCAAGGCCCCTTGGATCCGCGACTGGACCATACCGTCGGCAGGAGAGGGATCTTGCACAAGGGCTTCAAAATCCACGGAAGCGACTTTATCCGGGATCAAAACTATGCAGGGCCCTATTCGCCCAAAAAGCACTTGGCCGAACCAGCTTTTTTTGGAATAGGAGCCAACCCAAGATTGTCTGCCAATAATTACAGGATCATGCGTTACAGCATGATATTGCTCTGGTTGGCAGAATGTGAAGTGGAAATAGGGAGCTTGGAAAGGGCCAGGGAACTGGTCAATATGATCCGCGAAAGGGCTGCCAACCCAAACGGCTTCGTTCCAAAAGCCATCCAAGGCGCTGAACGAAACGAATTCACCATTGTAGAAGGAGAACCGGCAGCCAATTATGTCATCAACATGTATGATGTTCCTTGGACAGATAAGGCCTCGGCCAGAAAGGCGGTAAGGATGGAAGCCCGGCTGGAATTTGCAATGGAAGGACACCGTTTCTTTGACCTGCAACGCTGGGGAATATCCGCACAGGTACTGAACGAATACTTAGAGGAAGAAAGAACAAAACGTACCTACCTAAAGGATGCCTCTTTCACCAAAGGAAAAAATGAGTATTATCCGATTCCACTGGAAGCAATCGAAAGGTCCTATTTAAAGGGCACACCGACACTTGCCCAGGATCCTGCTTATTAA
- a CDS encoding RrF2 family transcriptional regulator, protein MLSKKTKYAFHALTYLGKHKDGGSVLIQDIAAEHGISHKFLENILLELKKAGFLGSKKGKGGGYYLIKEPKDIPLSRIIRLLDGPIALLPCVSLNYYEGCEECKDQEKCGLNKVMIQVRDETLNILENKTLSDILDKE, encoded by the coding sequence ATGTTATCCAAGAAAACCAAATATGCCTTTCATGCGTTGACCTATCTAGGAAAGCACAAAGATGGGGGCTCTGTATTGATTCAAGACATTGCCGCAGAACACGGTATCTCACACAAATTTCTCGAAAACATCCTGCTGGAACTGAAGAAAGCAGGCTTTTTGGGAAGTAAAAAAGGCAAAGGAGGAGGGTATTACCTGATCAAGGAACCAAAGGACATTCCATTGTCCAGAATTATCAGGTTATTGGATGGCCCTATCGCCTTATTGCCATGTGTGAGTTTGAACTACTACGAAGGGTGTGAAGAGTGTAAAGATCAAGAAAAATGTGGACTCAATAAAGTGATGATTCAAGTGAGAGACGAGACGCTTAACATACTGGAAAACAAAACCTTATCTGACATATTGGATAAAGAATGA
- a CDS encoding DUF2061 domain-containing protein, which produces MIFDQSIKKWFVDDKGKDSNVKSVLKSISWRIVGTIDTMVISYLITGQIKTALSIGSIEVVSKMVLYYFHERAWAKVSDNQ; this is translated from the coding sequence ATGATTTTTGATCAGTCTATCAAAAAATGGTTTGTAGATGATAAGGGGAAAGACTCCAATGTAAAGAGCGTGCTCAAGTCTATATCTTGGAGAATAGTGGGGACGATAGATACAATGGTGATCTCCTACCTCATCACTGGACAAATAAAAACAGCCTTGTCCATAGGTTCTATAGAAGTGGTCAGCAAAATGGTGTTGTACTATTTCCATGAGAGAGCTTGGGCAAAAGTATCAGATAATCAATAA
- a CDS encoding phosphoadenylyl-sulfate reductase: MKKNLLKDLSTRLENLSIAEALSQLCELFPGKVVFSTSLGQEDQVITEIIAKNNLPVKIFTLDTGRLFYETYDLLSRTESRYKIKIKPYYPTTSSVEKLVGDIGINGFYESPENRKSCCYVRKVEPLKRALAGNSIWITGLRAEQSNNRNSMQKLEWDQGNQIMKFNPLLNWTMEEMHQYISDHKIPYNPLHDKGFVSIGCAPCTRAIEPGEDPRAGRWWWEASQKECGLHIK; this comes from the coding sequence ATGAAGAAGAACCTTTTGAAAGATTTGTCGACACGTCTGGAAAACCTCTCCATTGCAGAGGCACTGTCCCAGCTGTGCGAGTTGTTTCCGGGAAAGGTTGTGTTTTCCACGTCACTGGGTCAGGAAGACCAAGTGATCACGGAAATCATTGCAAAAAACAATCTTCCGGTAAAAATTTTTACTTTAGACACAGGAAGGTTATTTTACGAGACGTATGATCTGTTGTCACGAACAGAGAGTAGATATAAGATTAAAATAAAGCCTTATTATCCCACTACCAGCTCTGTGGAGAAACTGGTAGGAGATATAGGCATTAATGGATTTTATGAATCTCCCGAAAACCGTAAGAGTTGCTGCTACGTCCGTAAGGTCGAGCCGCTCAAGCGGGCACTTGCGGGAAACAGCATCTGGATTACCGGCCTCCGCGCTGAGCAGAGCAATAATCGCAATTCCATGCAAAAACTGGAATGGGATCAAGGTAACCAGATCATGAAATTCAACCCTTTGCTGAACTGGACGATGGAAGAAATGCACCAGTATATCAGCGACCACAAAATCCCATATAACCCCCTTCATGACAAAGGATTTGTCAGCATTGGCTGCGCTCCTTGTACCCGGGCCATTGAGCCTGGTGAAGACCCACGCGCCGGCAGGTGGTGGTGGGAAGCTTCCCAAAAAGAATGCGGATTGCACATAAAATAG